GACGGCTGCCACGAGAGACTCAAAAGCATCGGCCAGAACGTTGCCGGGAATTTTCGGGTTGCTGCGGATGGCCCGGCCCAGAATCATGAAACGGGCCAGTTCCAGCTGTTCGCTGAATTTGATGCATGCTTCCTTGGCCACCACGGCGGATTTGATCTTCGTCATCATCCCTTCATGGAAATTGGGATGCTGGAGATACAATTCCTCAACGACCACAAGCCCTAGAACGGCGTCCCCCAGAAATTCCAATCGCTCGTTCGAATGCTCCCGAGTATTCGCCCCGGAGGTGTGCGTAAGGGCGGCCACCAGTAGTTCTCGGCGTTGGAACTTGTAGCCGAGAATATTCTCGAGTTCGGCCCAATTATCTTCTTTCGCGGTATTCGTAACAGCCGTCATATGGAACCCGACGAAGCTTTCCCCAACCCCTGGCTGCAATCATTGCCGCCTTCCATAAAGATAATCAATGGGAGAGTCAAAATCCAAATGAATCGGGATGCTATGAGTCAAAAGTTCGCGGCCTTGTGGGATGTGGATGGAACACTTGTCGACACCGGCGAAATGCACTTCCGAGCCTGGAGGAAGATGTCGCAAGAGTTAGGGGTCGATTTCACCCGGGAACACTTTCGCGCCACCTTTGGAAGACGTAACCCGGAAATCATCCGCTTTATTTACGGCGATCATATTTCCGAAACGGAAAGTCAGCGGATCGCAAATACCAAAGAACGTTATTACATGGACGAGGCTCGGCAGGGAGTCCAACTGCTTCCCGGCGTCCGTACTTTACTGGAACAGCTTCAAAGGGCCGATTTCAAACAGGCGATTGGCTCGTCCGCTCCTCGCGCTAATCTCGAACTGATTTTGGATTTAACGGACTCCCGCATATTCTTCGAGACTGTCGTGGCAATGGAGGACACTTCCCGAGGCAAACCCGATCCCGAGGTGTTTCTTACCGGGGCAAGCCGTCTTGGGATTACGCCCTCGCAGTGCGTTGTCTTTGAAGACGCCGTGGCGGGAGTTCAGGCCGCTAAAGCAGCGGGAATGAAGTGTGTGGCCGTGACCTTTGTTGGCCATCACGGTGAGGAGAAACTTCTTGAAGCCGGTGCCGACCGCTGTGTAAATCGGCTGGATGAACTTACGGCGGACGATGTTCGGAAATTATTTAAATGAGTATTCCGGGCTGGGGAAAACCCCATCCCGAACCTCTTCCCGGAACTTCTCCGCGGCCTGGCGAATCGCAGAGCCCAGATCGGCGTATCGCTTTACGAATTTCGGCCGGACCTCATCGAACATCCCCAGCATGTCCTGAACAACCAGTACTTGTCCATCACAATTCGGGCCGGCTCCGATGCCAATAGTGGGGATCGTCAACTTTTTGGTGATTTCCTCCCCAAGTGGAGACGGAATGCATTCGAGGACCACGGCAAATGCCCCCGCTTGCTCAACGGCGAGAGCATCCTCCAGAATCTTCGCCTCATTCCGCTGCACTTTGAACCCGCCGAAAGCATGGACACTCTGCGGCGTCATCCCGACGTGACCCATCACGGGAATATCACATTCGACGATCCGGCGGATCGCCTCGGCACAGCGAATCCCACCTTCCAATTTCACAGCCTGGGCACCGGCTTCCTTGAGCATTCGCCCGGCGCTGATAATTGCCTGCTCGGCACTGGTCTGGTAGGTCAGAAACGGCAAATCGCCAATCACCAACGCCCGGCGAGCGGCCCGACTAACGCAGCGCGTATGGTACAGACTTTCTTCCAGGGTCACTGCCAGAGGATTGTCGTTCCCCTGCATGACCATTCCCAGGGAATCGCCAACCAAAAGAGCATCCACGCCCGAAGAATCCAGCAATAATCCGGTGGTGTAATCGTAAGCCGTGAGAACGGATAGTTTA
The genomic region above belongs to Telmatocola sphagniphila and contains:
- the rnc gene encoding ribonuclease III, with the translated sequence MTAVTNTAKEDNWAELENILGYKFQRRELLVAALTHTSGANTREHSNERLEFLGDAVLGLVVVEELYLQHPNFHEGMMTKIKSAVVAKEACIKFSEQLELARFMILGRAIRSNPKIPGNVLADAFESLVAAVYLDSNFAVARDFILKFLKPEIDRVLKDEDLLNAAKSNLQQLCQKKFCQTPTYRVLDEQGPEHSRSFQVVVEVGDRRFKPAWGPSKKKAEALAAQNALDELGDSRCSAVPSE
- a CDS encoding HAD family hydrolase, which translates into the protein MNRDAMSQKFAALWDVDGTLVDTGEMHFRAWRKMSQELGVDFTREHFRATFGRRNPEIIRFIYGDHISETESQRIANTKERYYMDEARQGVQLLPGVRTLLEQLQRADFKQAIGSSAPRANLELILDLTDSRIFFETVVAMEDTSRGKPDPEVFLTGASRLGITPSQCVVFEDAVAGVQAAKAAGMKCVAVTFVGHHGEEKLLEAGADRCVNRLDELTADDVRKLFK
- the panB gene encoding 3-methyl-2-oxobutanoate hydroxymethyltransferase — protein: MAETPKKTVRMTVPDFLTAKKAGRKLSVLTAYDYTTGLLLDSSGVDALLVGDSLGMVMQGNDNPLAVTLEESLYHTRCVSRAARRALVIGDLPFLTYQTSAEQAIISAGRMLKEAGAQAVKLEGGIRCAEAIRRIVECDIPVMGHVGMTPQSVHAFGGFKVQRNEAKILEDALAVEQAGAFAVVLECIPSPLGEEITKKLTIPTIGIGAGPNCDGQVLVVQDMLGMFDEVRPKFVKRYADLGSAIRQAAEKFREEVRDGVFPSPEYSFK